In the Scyliorhinus torazame isolate Kashiwa2021f chromosome 4, sScyTor2.1, whole genome shotgun sequence genome, one interval contains:
- the LOC140410207 gene encoding uncharacterized protein: MCVLSVNEASKLEKRKDTGTMEKPWTCGDCGKGFYYPSQLESHRRSHTGEKPFICSMCGKGFTQSFCLQSHQRAHTEERPFCCTYCGKRFRCSSNLTAHQRIHTGERPFTCSMCGKGFTQSATLLTHQRVHTGERPFTCSKCGKGFIDTSQLLTHQRVHTGERPFICSKCGKGFAQFNNLRRHQRSHTGERPFICAICGNGFTHSFNLLTHQRIHTGERPYTCSVCGKGFAQSSTLLRHQRVHTGERPFTCSVCGKGFTRSSHLVTHQRIHTGERPFTCSVCGKGFTQSQHLLSHQRVHK; this comes from the coding sequence ATGTGTGTTCTGTCTGTGAATGAAGCCTCTAAACTGGAGAAACGtaaggacaccggcaccatggagaaaccgtggacatgtggggactgtgggaagggattctattatccatcccagctggaaagccatcgacgcagtcacaccggggaaaagccgttcatctgctccatgtgtgggaagggcttTACTCAGTCATTctgcctgcagtcacaccagcgagctcacacGGAGGAGAGACCATTCTGCTGCACTTACTGTGGGAAGAGGTTCAGGTGTTCATCCAACCTCactgcacaccagcgaattcacactggagagagaccattcacctgctcaatgtgtgggaagggattcacccagtcAGCTactctgctgacacaccaacgggttcacactggggagagaccgttcacctgctccaagtgtgggaaaggattcattgataCTTCCCAGTTGCTGACACATcaacgcgttcacactggggagagaccattcatctgctccaagtgtgggaaaggatttgctcagtTCAACAACCTGAGGAGACATCAGcgaagtcacaccggggagaggccattcatatgCGCTATATGTGGGAATGGCTTCACTCACTCAtttaacctgctgacacaccagcgaatccacactggggagagaccgtacacctgctccgtgtgtgggaagggtttcGCTCAGTCATCAaccttgctgagacaccagcgggttcacactggggagagaccgttcacctgctccgtgtgtgggaagggattcactcggtcttcTCACCTGGTGACACACCAGCGAatccacactggagagaggccattcacatgttctgtttgtgggaaagggttcactcagtcacaacatttgctgtcacaccagcgggttcataaGTGA